A portion of the Clostridium estertheticum genome contains these proteins:
- a CDS encoding PadR family transcriptional regulator, with amino-acid sequence MAKKNILKYIILGLLEKQELTGYDIKKIFEDEIGEFWRSNHSQIYPELRKLQEQKLISFRVEIVGNKLEKKYYTLMDDGKAKLNEWIFVPTPELLATKDEFILKLYFIDDKKDGKLEKMFEEQIMLHQEKLEHLKFRMQTIFASQKEKELNYGHYLILNHAINREEGYLLWLTDQYIYIEKNEEL; translated from the coding sequence ATGGCTAAGAAAAATATACTAAAATATATTATTCTTGGACTTTTGGAAAAGCAAGAGTTAACAGGATATGATATTAAAAAGATTTTCGAAGATGAAATTGGAGAATTTTGGAGATCTAATCATAGTCAGATATATCCTGAACTGAGAAAATTACAAGAACAAAAATTGATTAGTTTTCGAGTAGAAATTGTCGGAAATAAACTTGAAAAAAAATACTATACCCTTATGGATGATGGAAAAGCAAAACTAAATGAGTGGATTTTCGTTCCTACACCAGAGTTATTGGCAACTAAGGATGAGTTCATTTTAAAGTTGTACTTTATTGATGATAAAAAAGACGGAAAATTAGAAAAGATGTTCGAGGAACAAATAATGTTGCACCAAGAGAAATTGGAACATTTAAAATTTAGGATGCAGACTATTTTTGCTTCGCAAAAAGAGAAAGAATTAAACTATGGGCATTATCTAATATTAAATCACGCCATTAATCGTGAAGAAGGATACTTACTATGGCTTACAGATCAGTATATATACATAGAAAAGAACGAAGAACTGTAG
- a CDS encoding CGGC domain-containing protein — MNTKYIVIIQCDIAHRRCSGFACTNAFYNKDGVFKDYDNATRYISFTCGGCCGKGVASKLEHFSKKLYKKNNISKDEVVVHLSSCMVTDNYHYDRCPHADYIKEIVTKKGYKNVVDGSFISDNAERKREEGTYNCYQ, encoded by the coding sequence ATGAATACTAAATATATTGTTATAATTCAGTGCGACATTGCACATAGAAGGTGCAGTGGATTTGCATGTACAAATGCTTTTTACAATAAGGATGGAGTCTTTAAAGATTATGATAATGCTACAAGATATATTTCTTTTACTTGTGGGGGATGTTGTGGAAAGGGAGTTGCTTCAAAATTAGAACATTTCTCTAAGAAGTTATATAAAAAAAACAATATTAGTAAAGATGAAGTTGTAGTTCACTTATCATCTTGCATGGTAACTGACAATTATCACTACGATAGGTGTCCTCACGCAGACTATATCAAGGAGATAGTTACAAAGAAAGGTTATAAAAATGTTGTTGATGGTTCTTTCATAAGTGACAATGCTGAAAGGAAAAGAGAAGAAGGTACTTACAACTGCTATCAGTAA
- a CDS encoding ParA family protein translates to MKKDVIVIAIYNNKGGIGKSTFAINLLHSLVTDFKKEDGTPYRCLAIDNDGQSNATLTLTGKSEDEISETTENTMFNLMTDEDVLAKDCVINTKFENIFLIPATDDHSDTPDAISNEMDNTRIMKEKIAPIKSEYDFIVIDCAPTKDRNVYNALFAADIVLSPMETQLFSRVGLRNLLKQVNKVNKKRETPLLHYVFLSKVDNRQKTNNQKVKENLQTVLLDDFIDKGISLLSLYVKSLDEGYTAINYPSDNRGKIEIRDLTQKILEKINEELI, encoded by the coding sequence ATGAAAAAAGATGTTATTGTCATTGCTATTTATAATAATAAAGGTGGTATAGGTAAGTCAACATTCGCAATAAATTTGTTACATTCTTTAGTAACAGATTTCAAAAAGGAAGACGGAACACCTTATAGATGTTTGGCAATAGATAATGATGGTCAATCAAATGCTACACTTACTTTAACAGGAAAATCTGAGGATGAAATATCTGAAACTACTGAAAATACAATGTTCAATTTAATGACAGATGAAGATGTACTTGCAAAAGATTGTGTAATTAACACAAAATTTGAAAATATCTTTCTGATACCAGCAACTGACGATCATTCCGATACACCAGATGCTATTAGTAATGAAATGGATAATACAAGAATAATGAAAGAAAAGATTGCTCCTATAAAAAGCGAATATGATTTTATTGTTATAGACTGTGCACCCACCAAAGACCGCAATGTATACAATGCACTTTTCGCAGCAGACATTGTTTTATCTCCAATGGAAACACAATTATTTTCTAGAGTCGGACTTAGAAATTTATTAAAACAAGTAAATAAAGTAAACAAAAAGAGAGAAACTCCACTACTACATTATGTTTTCTTATCTAAAGTAGACAATAGACAAAAAACTAATAATCAAAAGGTAAAAGAAAACCTACAAACTGTGCTCTTAGATGATTTTATAGATAAAGGTATATCTCTATTAAGTCTGTATGTAAAATCTCTCGATGAAGGCTATACAGCTATAAACTACCCTTCGGATAATAGAGGCAAAATAGAGATAAGAGATTTAACCCAAAAAATATTAGAAAAAATAAATGAAGAATTAATCTAG
- a CDS encoding MFS transporter: MLQAKKENLWTSSFFILWQSQLVSTLGDAAYSVSLGFWVLSVTGSTALMGMLMAASTLPGVLVSPFAGVLIDRHNRKYLLILMDMIRGLSIVLVSAAAFTGVIAVWMVFVAGIILSICGAVFRPGVNSSVPDIVSTSKLSNANAMLSIASTGSNMLGNVAGGFLFQLLGAPFLFIFNGLSYLFSGVSLFFVNIPKNENYNKQNVWKDMSDGFHFIWKLKGLRYLLLIAAVLNFFLFIVLILLLPLFQRTPSLGAVRYGVAMACFMGGAMAGYVFLSVKSIPPHRKLKLFIISIVIFSISIIIAINQSVFVIMDIFLFIGGLFNSIANVILLSTVQAASPREMIGKVMAFMSMTTQGLTPFAMALGGVLAGFISIRVIISVSLFLVVIIIIPFYFVKSFKKFINYDYEKDSLNNLT, translated from the coding sequence ATGTTACAAGCTAAGAAAGAAAACCTTTGGACATCCAGTTTCTTTATTTTATGGCAAAGCCAACTTGTTTCAACATTAGGTGATGCAGCTTACAGTGTATCGTTAGGCTTCTGGGTACTTTCAGTTACCGGTTCAACTGCACTGATGGGTATGCTCATGGCTGCATCAACTTTACCAGGTGTATTAGTATCGCCATTCGCCGGTGTATTAATTGATCGCCATAACAGAAAATATTTATTGATTTTGATGGATATGATCAGAGGACTAAGTATTGTGCTTGTTTCGGCTGCCGCCTTTACAGGAGTAATAGCAGTTTGGATGGTATTTGTAGCAGGTATCATACTGAGCATTTGTGGAGCTGTATTCCGTCCCGGAGTTAATTCTTCAGTACCTGATATTGTTTCTACATCAAAATTATCAAATGCAAATGCTATGTTATCAATTGCTTCCACTGGATCGAATATGCTTGGCAATGTCGCTGGCGGATTCCTTTTTCAACTACTAGGTGCACCATTTTTATTTATTTTTAACGGTCTATCGTATTTGTTTTCTGGAGTTTCACTATTTTTTGTGAACATTCCTAAAAATGAAAACTATAATAAGCAGAATGTTTGGAAAGACATGAGTGACGGTTTTCATTTTATATGGAAGCTGAAAGGTTTAAGATACCTATTACTGATAGCAGCAGTTCTAAACTTTTTTCTATTCATTGTACTCATTCTTTTATTGCCCTTATTTCAAAGAACTCCTTCTCTTGGAGCAGTCAGATACGGTGTTGCCATGGCATGTTTTATGGGAGGTGCTATGGCTGGGTACGTTTTTTTATCTGTTAAATCCATTCCACCTCATAGAAAGTTAAAATTATTCATTATATCGATTGTAATATTTAGTATAAGTATTATTATTGCAATAAATCAGTCGGTTTTTGTGATTATGGATATATTCTTATTTATTGGCGGATTATTTAATTCAATTGCAAATGTAATTCTATTATCTACAGTACAGGCTGCGTCACCTAGGGAAATGATAGGGAAAGTAATGGCTTTTATGAGTATGACTACTCAAGGACTTACCCCCTTTGCCATGGCGCTTGGCGGTGTACTAGCTGGTTTTATTTCAATTAGAGTTATTATTTCAGTTTCCTTATTTTTGGTGGTTATTATAATAATTCCATTTTACTTTGTAAAATCTTTTAAGAAATTTATAAACTACGATTATGAAAAAGATAGTTTGAATAATCTTACTTAG
- a CDS encoding DUF3888 domain-containing protein, with the protein MDIQVETFTGPHNPPRGTETITISTDPYGTKVSNYTHKSK; encoded by the coding sequence ATTGATATTCAGGTTGAGACTTTTACTGGTCCACATAATCCTCCTAGGGGTACAGAAACAATTACTATAAGCACTGATCCATATGGTACAAAAGTTAGTAATTATACTCATAAATCAAAATAG
- a CDS encoding MFS transporter, whose amino-acid sequence MKHLLTENGTQVIFKKNNVYLKYTTLILTLGLAGFISAADNWFISPSLPAIAAGFSVPVSKAGNILTSYMIPYGMMQPIYGFLSDRWSKTKILQWILCGLALGTFGCAFASSLLMLCIWRAFTGFFAAGIIAVSLALIGDTVPIFDRQIYIGKFMGIVFLGQGVSSGLGGALSKYYSWRIAFIVFAVISIITIFFLHKLPNNSPTHISHNFLKEVKQILFTEKGKIIFPLSLLTGFLLLGLYSYMGAFLHEITGLDYLQAGIVIMFYGFACLLAGSQVGKLGQKFGKKKIIIIGECLALCSAFLLIIFSCWQAIWISTISLGFGYIFIQSTLATIAFEVSTETKGLPAGLIGLCLFSGGGLGTAFSGWLLSQVSYKILWSVLALGIVFFIFITAKLHFNKM is encoded by the coding sequence ATGAAACATTTACTTACTGAAAATGGAACACAAGTTATATTCAAAAAAAATAATGTATATTTAAAATATACTACATTAATTTTGACATTAGGTCTTGCAGGTTTTATTTCTGCTGCTGACAACTGGTTTATTTCTCCCTCACTTCCTGCCATTGCAGCTGGGTTCAGTGTGCCAGTTTCTAAAGCAGGAAATATATTGACATCCTACATGATACCTTATGGAATGATGCAACCTATATATGGGTTTTTAAGTGATCGCTGGAGTAAAACCAAAATACTCCAATGGATTCTCTGTGGACTTGCTTTAGGTACTTTTGGTTGTGCCTTTGCGAGTTCCTTGCTGATGTTGTGTATTTGGCGAGCATTTACAGGCTTTTTTGCTGCTGGTATTATTGCTGTATCATTAGCCTTAATTGGTGATACAGTTCCAATTTTTGATCGTCAAATCTATATAGGAAAGTTTATGGGTATAGTTTTCCTCGGTCAAGGTGTAAGTTCTGGACTAGGTGGCGCATTGTCTAAATACTACAGTTGGAGAATAGCATTCATTGTTTTTGCTGTAATATCAATTATCACCATATTTTTCTTGCACAAATTACCAAATAACTCCCCAACACATATATCCCATAACTTTTTAAAAGAAGTTAAACAGATTTTATTTACAGAAAAAGGGAAAATAATTTTCCCATTGTCTCTATTAACAGGTTTTTTGTTACTTGGTTTATACAGCTATATGGGTGCTTTTCTACATGAGATTACAGGATTAGATTATTTACAGGCTGGAATTGTAATAATGTTCTATGGTTTTGCATGTCTGCTGGCGGGTTCTCAAGTTGGTAAACTAGGACAAAAATTCGGGAAGAAAAAAATAATTATAATAGGTGAATGTTTAGCTTTATGTTCAGCTTTTCTCTTAATAATTTTTTCATGTTGGCAAGCTATATGGATATCAACAATTAGTTTAGGCTTTGGTTATATTTTTATCCAATCTACATTAGCAACTATAGCTTTTGAGGTATCAACTGAAACTAAAGGACTCCCTGCAGGATTAATTGGGTTATGTCTTTTTAGTGGTGGTGGATTAGGTACCGCTTTTAGCGGTTGGTTGCTTTCTCAAGTAAGTTATAAAATTCTTTGGTCCGTTCTTGCTTTGGGAATTGTTTTCTTTATTTTTATTACTGCCAAACTACACTTTAATAAAATGTAG
- a CDS encoding PLP-dependent aminotransferase family protein: MKYETILRYIKSEILMKKINAGEKLPSIRSICKKFQCSKITVVKVYDLLEKEHIVYSIPKSGHYLIENSLNPNNNISNKNIDFSTSILDTRILPYEDFQHCLNQAMELYKKKFISNSSTQGLETLINVIAKQLQDYQVFTNKQNIFITSGSQQAINILTMMHFPNGGENVLIEQPTYYGVIKSLELNNINTIGIKRNLDGIDFNELEKIFKCNNVKFFYIIPRFHNPTGFSYSNNDKRKILELAEKYNVYIVEDDYLADLEVDKKSDPIYSLDSSSRVIYLKSYSKIVLQGLRVSAVVLPKVLLKTFEEYKKWNDLHTSLISQGALEIYIKNGMFNEHIKKLKEVYSERMSYLNILTKSLNRADIIWHVPNSGFFASFEITNNVRAKDIIKRLNIKNVLFKYPKTFYLNNCIDENLIRLSISSVNTNEIKRGIFMLLKEMY, translated from the coding sequence ATGAAATATGAAACTATTTTAAGATATATAAAAAGTGAAATATTAATGAAAAAGATTAATGCAGGTGAAAAGTTACCATCAATAAGAAGTATATGTAAGAAATTTCAATGTAGCAAAATAACGGTTGTTAAGGTATATGATTTGTTAGAAAAGGAGCATATAGTGTACTCAATACCTAAAAGTGGGCACTATCTTATTGAAAACAGTTTAAATCCAAATAATAACATTTCAAATAAAAATATAGATTTTTCTACATCTATACTTGATACACGTATTTTACCTTATGAAGACTTTCAGCATTGTTTAAATCAAGCAATGGAATTATATAAGAAGAAATTTATTTCTAATTCCAGTACACAAGGACTTGAAACTTTAATCAATGTGATAGCAAAACAACTTCAAGATTATCAAGTGTTTACTAATAAACAAAATATTTTCATAACCTCAGGTTCACAACAAGCTATCAATATATTAACAATGATGCATTTCCCAAATGGTGGAGAAAATGTGCTTATAGAACAACCAACATATTATGGAGTTATTAAATCACTAGAGCTTAATAATATAAATACCATAGGCATTAAAAGAAACTTAGATGGAATAGACTTTAATGAACTTGAAAAGATATTTAAGTGTAATAATGTTAAATTTTTTTATATCATTCCAAGATTTCACAATCCTACGGGTTTTTCATATTCCAATAATGATAAGAGAAAAATATTAGAGCTAGCTGAAAAATATAATGTTTATATAGTTGAGGATGACTATCTTGCTGATTTAGAAGTTGATAAAAAATCAGATCCAATATATTCGTTAGATTCATCATCTAGGGTAATATATTTAAAAAGTTATTCAAAGATAGTATTGCAAGGATTAAGAGTTTCAGCCGTTGTGCTTCCAAAAGTGCTATTAAAAACTTTCGAAGAATATAAAAAATGGAATGATTTGCACACATCTTTAATTTCACAGGGCGCTTTAGAAATTTATATAAAAAATGGTATGTTTAATGAACATATAAAAAAACTTAAAGAGGTATATTCTGAAAGGATGAGTTATCTTAATATACTAACAAAAAGTTTAAATAGGGCTGATATAATATGGCATGTTCCTAATTCGGGTTTTTTTGCGAGCTTTGAAATTACTAATAATGTACGTGCCAAAGATATTATCAAAAGATTAAACATAAAAAATGTATTATTTAAATATCCAAAGACATTTTACCTAAATAATTGTATAGATGAAAATTTAATAAGATTAAGTATAAGCAGTGTAAATACTAATGAAATTAAAAGGGGAATATTTATGCTTTTGAAGGAAATGTATTAA
- a CDS encoding alpha/beta hydrolase, which produces MKKDKITFVKGIYNLNKEPNFNYQLNRVVMWNGGDLEDVKKIAEKIKDSASWKKELLQIGDQAKKESRIKEAIGYYRMSEFFMYDGDPDKIKYYKLATDMFYDYYKEYFEDGTVVRYEVPYDEVNLPVLYTKAVGEKKDTILLHGGNDSYMEELFFPMLYFAEHGFDVYLFEGPGQGGVMRTQGKHFTYQWEKPVTAIIDYLNLDGVTIIGASLGGMLAPRAAAYEKRIKRVIAWSIFPNFFFVVLGMIPSSLQKVIKILMLLHAAPILNLVFKMKSKKNPTIDWGIKHGMYAYNAKSPYEYVVKLNEFQMIDVGHLIDQDVLVIGANKDHFIDYKLFKGELDSLNNVHSLTFRLFTDKECASNHCNMGNTKLILDTMINWIELIKH; this is translated from the coding sequence ATGAAGAAAGATAAAATTACTTTTGTAAAGGGAATATATAATTTAAATAAGGAGCCCAATTTCAATTACCAATTAAACCGTGTAGTAATGTGGAATGGTGGCGATTTGGAAGATGTCAAGAAGATTGCTGAGAAAATCAAAGATAGTGCATCATGGAAAAAAGAGTTACTCCAAATAGGTGATCAGGCAAAAAAAGAGAGCAGAATAAAAGAGGCTATTGGATATTATCGAATGAGTGAGTTCTTTATGTATGATGGAGATCCGGATAAGATAAAATATTATAAATTAGCTACTGATATGTTCTATGATTACTATAAGGAATACTTTGAGGATGGAACCGTGGTACGTTATGAAGTTCCTTATGATGAAGTAAATCTTCCAGTATTATATACAAAAGCAGTAGGAGAAAAGAAGGATACTATCTTATTGCATGGAGGGAATGACTCTTATATGGAAGAATTATTCTTTCCCATGCTCTATTTTGCAGAGCATGGTTTTGATGTATATCTTTTCGAAGGACCTGGACAAGGAGGTGTGATGCGTACCCAAGGAAAACATTTTACTTATCAATGGGAGAAGCCGGTAACGGCTATAATCGATTATCTTAATCTTGATGGTGTTACTATTATAGGTGCATCATTAGGTGGAATGCTAGCACCTAGAGCAGCTGCTTATGAAAAAAGAATCAAGAGAGTTATTGCATGGTCAATTTTTCCCAACTTCTTTTTTGTTGTATTAGGCATGATTCCGTCTTCACTTCAAAAAGTAATAAAGATATTAATGCTACTTCACGCAGCGCCAATATTAAATTTAGTTTTTAAAATGAAGTCAAAAAAAAATCCTACAATAGACTGGGGAATTAAGCACGGTATGTATGCTTATAATGCAAAATCCCCTTATGAGTATGTAGTAAAACTAAATGAATTCCAAATGATTGATGTTGGACACCTAATTGATCAAGATGTGTTAGTTATAGGAGCAAATAAGGATCATTTTATTGATTACAAACTTTTTAAGGGCGAATTAGATTCTTTGAATAATGTACACTCCCTAACCTTTCGTCTCTTTACAGACAAAGAATGCGCTTCTAATCATTGCAATATGGGGAATACAAAGCTTATTCTTGATACTATGATTAATTGGATAGAACTGATTAAACATTAA
- a CDS encoding helix-turn-helix domain-containing protein, with product MTEIFYAMDHALLIDDYNDPDKHKHLAKHLIISLSGEINCFIEDEQVTCEGIMIAQDVFHRIESDGNDVLVYLFDETTDIAKEIEGKYLRHSPYYALNLAIVKEIKSIWNESMVDRSDTHQVQKIYSNTYERILKSCNLDTNRPYIEDYRIKKVLCLLRGREEIKEGIIGELAKMVFLSQSRLSHLFKKETKISISSFLVIMKIAKTYKYMLSGENITDSSIKAGFNSPSHFATTNKNMFGLSANRFRKDAIFIQI from the coding sequence ATGACAGAAATTTTTTATGCTATGGATCATGCGCTTCTAATAGATGATTACAATGATCCGGATAAGCATAAGCATTTGGCAAAGCATTTAATAATTAGTTTAAGCGGAGAAATTAATTGTTTTATTGAAGATGAACAGGTAACTTGTGAAGGAATTATGATTGCTCAGGATGTATTTCATAGGATTGAAAGCGATGGAAATGATGTTTTAGTATATCTATTTGATGAAACAACGGATATAGCTAAGGAAATCGAAGGAAAATATTTAAGGCATTCGCCCTACTATGCTTTAAACTTAGCTATTGTAAAAGAAATTAAGTCTATTTGGAATGAGAGTATGGTAGACAGAAGTGATACTCATCAGGTTCAAAAAATATATTCTAATACTTATGAAAGAATACTAAAATCTTGTAATTTAGATACAAATAGACCATATATTGAGGACTATAGAATTAAAAAAGTATTATGCTTGCTTCGAGGTAGAGAAGAAATTAAAGAAGGTATCATAGGAGAGTTGGCCAAAATGGTATTTCTATCTCAAAGCAGACTCTCTCATTTATTTAAGAAAGAGACCAAGATATCCATAAGTAGTTTTTTAGTAATTATGAAGATAGCAAAGACGTACAAATACATGCTTTCGGGAGAAAATATCACAGACTCATCAATAAAGGCCGGATTTAATAGCCCTTCTCATTTTGCTACAACAAATAAAAATATGTTTGGACTCTCGGCAAATAGATTTCGAAAAGATGCAATATTTATACAGATATAA
- a CDS encoding ParA family protein, whose translation MKIISFSTLKGGVGKSSSLFNIAGLLAEEGKKILVIDVDPQGNSTNNFGIDRTVENLKSIKNILEDDIEFENVVIKSPVKELPSLDVIPSSIFLTATELKLVSLAGRENILINYIDDNLKYFNTYDYIFIDTNPSMSIINQNAFVAATDIILVSDISMNSVEGSELFLALWKDIRKRLKLKNNIKGFLINMYDKRMNLSAQFRDHCKRNDEVKDILFDTVIPMNVKLKEAELEAKPINIYCKSSAGYKSYVTLVNEMKERGIL comes from the coding sequence TTGAAAATAATATCTTTTAGCACCCTAAAGGGCGGTGTTGGGAAAAGTTCTAGTTTATTTAATATAGCTGGTTTACTTGCAGAAGAAGGCAAAAAAATACTGGTTATTGATGTGGATCCTCAAGGCAATAGTACCAATAATTTTGGTATAGATAGAACCGTAGAAAATTTAAAAAGCATTAAAAATATTTTGGAGGATGATATTGAATTTGAAAATGTAGTTATAAAATCACCGGTTAAAGAACTTCCGTCTCTTGATGTTATTCCAAGTTCTATATTTTTAACTGCTACGGAATTAAAGCTTGTCAGTTTAGCTGGTAGGGAAAATATACTTATTAACTATATTGACGATAATTTAAAATATTTTAATACATATGATTACATATTTATAGATACAAATCCTTCGATGAGCATAATTAATCAAAATGCTTTTGTAGCTGCAACTGATATTATACTTGTATCTGATATTAGTATGAATTCAGTAGAAGGTTCTGAACTATTTTTGGCTCTTTGGAAAGATATAAGAAAACGCTTGAAATTAAAAAATAATATAAAAGGTTTCTTGATTAATATGTACGATAAAAGAATGAATCTTTCAGCACAATTTAGAGATCATTGTAAAAGAAATGATGAAGTAAAAGACATACTTTTTGATACTGTAATCCCTATGAATGTTAAATTAAAAGAAGCTGAGTTAGAAGCAAAACCTATAAATATTTATTGTAAATCATCTGCAGGATATAAATCATATGTGACACTTGTTAATGAAATGAAGGAAAGAGGTATTTTATAA
- a CDS encoding winged helix-turn-helix transcriptional regulator, with protein MNNDTDCNVELPSVNKCETKCPLIYALEIIGQKWKLPIMWYLFDNNFTRYNELKRKVKGITNMMLTKSLKELVEHNLIVRIQYEVIPPKVEYALTERGKSLLPALNELSIWGEEQLKLDKSKSNF; from the coding sequence ATGAATAATGATACGGATTGCAATGTAGAATTGCCTAGTGTTAATAAATGCGAGACAAAATGTCCACTTATATACGCATTAGAGATTATTGGGCAAAAGTGGAAGTTACCTATTATGTGGTACTTATTTGATAATAATTTCACTAGATATAATGAATTAAAACGAAAAGTTAAAGGTATTACTAATATGATGCTTACAAAATCTTTAAAGGAATTGGTAGAACATAATCTTATTGTTAGAATCCAATATGAAGTGATTCCTCCTAAAGTTGAATATGCTCTAACAGAAAGAGGTAAATCGCTACTTCCTGCATTAAATGAATTGTCTATATGGGGCGAAGAACAACTTAAACTTGATAAGTCGAAATCAAATTTTTAA
- a CDS encoding nitroreductase family protein, whose amino-acid sequence MNEVLKAIKERRTTRKFKPEQIKEEELQAIIEAGLYAPSGTNQQPWHFTVIQNKDLIDEMNFEAKEVFKQSDNEFLRKVGFNDKYKVTYDAPTIILISGLNNNHYTEVDCAAATQNMLLAAHSLGIASCWCGAPSAAFNGGKKEELISKLNIPEDYTPFYTVLLGYSDNTPSKGPERKENTVQYLR is encoded by the coding sequence ATGAATGAAGTATTAAAAGCTATAAAAGAAAGAAGAACTACAAGAAAATTTAAACCAGAACAAATAAAAGAAGAAGAGTTACAAGCAATAATAGAAGCAGGTCTTTATGCACCAAGTGGTACAAATCAACAGCCTTGGCATTTTACAGTTATACAAAATAAGGATCTAATAGATGAAATGAATTTTGAGGCAAAAGAAGTTTTTAAGCAATCAGATAATGAATTTCTGAGAAAAGTAGGATTCAATGATAAATATAAAGTTACATATGATGCACCTACAATTATTTTAATATCGGGATTAAATAATAATCACTATACAGAGGTAGACTGTGCAGCAGCTACACAAAACATGTTATTAGCAGCACATTCTTTAGGAATAGCATCATGCTGGTGCGGTGCACCTTCAGCGGCATTTAACGGAGGAAAGAAGGAAGAGCTTATATCTAAATTAAATATACCTGAGGACTACACTCCATTTTATACAGTGCTTTTAGGATACTCAGATAATACTCCTTCAAAAGGCCCAGAAAGAAAAGAGAATACAGTCCAATATTTAAGATAA
- a CDS encoding MBL fold metallo-hydrolase has product MCNGVKVIETSGHMPGHISIYIESMKTLISGDMLISEGGVLGIADEQFVLDKGAEINSLKKIVNLDIEKIICFHGGEYKSNNLKEDLKKIIANGYNS; this is encoded by the coding sequence ATCTGTAATGGAGTAAAGGTTATCGAAACATCAGGACATATGCCAGGACATATTTCTATTTATATTGAATCAATGAAAACCTTAATAAGTGGAGACATGTTAATTTCAGAAGGTGGTGTATTAGGTATTGCAGATGAACAATTTGTATTAGATAAAGGGGCAGAAATAAATTCACTAAAGAAAATTGTCAATTTGGATATTGAAAAAATTATATGTTTCCATGGTGGAGAGTATAAAAGCAATAATTTAAAAGAAGATTTAAAAAAAATTATTGCAAATGGGTATAATAGCTAA
- a CDS encoding VOC family protein — MIPKIKLQSVVLDCKQPAKLARFYSELLGGKIVYEIECFVAVSIPGESISISCQFEENYISPAWPDSREEQMKMAHLDFSVEDVETSMQFALSLGATKPLTQYWQPELGSQWITLLDPVGHPFCLCVHGTVKE, encoded by the coding sequence ATGATACCAAAAATCAAATTACAGAGTGTAGTCTTAGATTGTAAACAACCTGCAAAACTTGCTAGGTTTTATTCCGAGCTACTGGGGGGCAAAATAGTTTATGAAATAGAGTGTTTTGTGGCTGTTTCCATCCCTGGTGAGTCTATAAGTATTTCATGTCAATTTGAAGAAAATTATATTTCACCTGCATGGCCTGATTCACGGGAAGAACAGATGAAAATGGCACACCTTGATTTTTCTGTAGAGGATGTGGAGACATCTATGCAGTTCGCACTGTCATTAGGAGCGACTAAACCACTTACGCAATACTGGCAGCCTGAATTGGGCTCGCAATGGATTACACTTCTTGACCCCGTAGGTCATCCGTTTTGCTTATGTGTTCATGGAACTGTCAAAGAGTAA
- a CDS encoding CD3324 family protein → MSYNKVIYILPNDLIEKVQEYVDGEFIYIPRKSSNKKEWGAGTSIRQELHTRNTQIYEDYLAGHSSQDLSTKYFLSLKSIQRIIRGQKNSA, encoded by the coding sequence ATGAGCTATAACAAAGTAATTTACATACTACCTAATGATTTGATTGAAAAGGTGCAGGAATATGTAGATGGTGAGTTTATATATATTCCCAGAAAATCAAGCAATAAAAAGGAATGGGGAGCTGGAACCTCTATACGTCAAGAATTACATACACGAAATACACAGATTTATGAAGACTATTTGGCGGGTCATAGTTCACAAGATTTATCTACAAAATATTTTTTATCCTTGAAAAGTATACAAAGGATAATAAGGGGACAAAAAAATAGTGCTTAA